Proteins encoded within one genomic window of Nitrospira sp.:
- the lpxD gene encoding UDP-3-O-(3-hydroxymyristoyl)glucosamine N-acyltransferase, with protein sequence MSKPQLPSPITLAQVQEVVGGVIHGDDQTPISSLTSLGEADPHALSFIANEKMSKTVTTLHVAALLVHRHLSDLSLPQIVVDNPLLAFARVAQNFFVRVPTPRGVAESVTQGSDVQIGSDPSLWPCVTLGDRVTIGNRVTLYPGVFIGSDSRIGDDSVLYPNVVVREGCSLGARVIVHSGTVIGADGFGYVQHQGRHHKIPQLGAVVIEDDVELGANVTVDRATFGRTLIKQGTKVDNLVQIAHNVTVGEHCILVAQAGIAGSTTIGHHVMIGGQAGLSDHITIGDQVMIAAQSGVNRSLESNQIVGGSPAMVREKALRVQGVFSHLPELNHLVRELEQRVVTLENQPKKSVRRPARSKAKQPKKK encoded by the coding sequence ATGAGCAAACCACAACTACCCTCTCCAATCACGTTGGCTCAAGTCCAAGAGGTTGTTGGAGGGGTGATTCACGGAGACGACCAGACACCGATCTCCAGCTTAACAAGCCTCGGCGAAGCCGATCCACACGCCCTCTCGTTTATTGCCAATGAGAAAATGTCAAAGACAGTGACTACTCTTCACGTCGCAGCACTCCTGGTCCATCGGCATTTGTCCGATCTCTCCCTACCACAAATCGTCGTCGACAATCCGCTGTTGGCTTTCGCACGCGTCGCTCAGAATTTTTTCGTTCGCGTTCCTACGCCCCGCGGTGTAGCGGAGTCTGTCACGCAAGGATCGGATGTGCAGATCGGAAGTGATCCCTCTCTCTGGCCATGCGTCACGCTGGGCGACCGCGTCACAATCGGCAATCGCGTCACGCTCTATCCGGGGGTCTTTATCGGATCGGATTCAAGGATTGGGGATGATTCCGTACTCTATCCCAATGTCGTCGTTCGCGAGGGCTGCTCACTTGGGGCGCGAGTGATCGTGCACAGTGGAACCGTGATTGGAGCCGACGGGTTCGGATACGTGCAGCATCAAGGCCGACACCATAAGATCCCTCAACTCGGTGCTGTCGTCATTGAAGATGACGTTGAGCTGGGAGCGAATGTAACGGTCGACCGTGCGACATTCGGGCGGACCCTCATCAAACAGGGCACCAAAGTCGACAATCTCGTCCAGATTGCCCACAATGTGACTGTGGGAGAGCACTGCATTCTGGTGGCGCAGGCTGGCATCGCCGGTAGTACCACCATCGGTCATCATGTGATGATCGGTGGCCAAGCCGGGCTTTCCGACCATATTACCATCGGCGACCAGGTGATGATCGCCGCGCAATCAGGTGTCAATCGTAGCCTGGAATCGAACCAGATCGTCGGAGGCAGTCCTGCGATGGTACGTGAAAAAGCCCTGAGGGTTCAGGGCGTGTTCTCCCACTTACCTGAGTTGAATCACCTCGTGCGAGAGTTGGAACAACGCGTGGTCACGCTTGAAAATCAGCCCAAGAAGTCGGTGCGTCGGCCCGCACGATCAAAGGCGAAGCAGCCCAAGAAGAAATAG
- a CDS encoding HD domain-containing protein, whose protein sequence is MTNWYHKAEQVVGEIATAVQEHRTISLERLEALAGDVVSSLQRNDELVVEALAGPVGPPLITNLINVAILGTKVGIGLGYYGEELHQLTLAGFVHDIGLFAVPKSLITKPGRLTQEERALIERHPELGYQVVEKCGPAYHWLGQLTRQAHERFNGQGYPNRLTGREISEMALIVGVVDIFDALVSERPYRRRLLPHEAVKELLVAERRAFPREILKALVEQFAVYPLGTTVRLTTGQIGTVVTVNSRYPLRPVVRLDEQQEHGDNSSCEIDLSRAPLVSIVEILNPPEVGRITFSGPPPRPAMSAVPIVASDSFTSLLEGLDAVVLTLQGVVNSKRTS, encoded by the coding sequence GTGACAAACTGGTATCACAAGGCAGAACAGGTGGTGGGGGAGATCGCGACTGCCGTTCAGGAGCATCGTACCATATCTCTCGAACGACTTGAAGCGCTCGCAGGAGATGTCGTGTCATCGTTGCAACGCAACGATGAGCTCGTGGTAGAAGCACTTGCTGGACCGGTCGGACCACCACTCATCACCAACCTAATTAATGTGGCTATACTCGGAACGAAGGTCGGGATTGGTCTTGGGTATTATGGGGAAGAACTGCACCAGTTGACCCTCGCGGGCTTTGTTCATGATATTGGATTATTTGCCGTCCCAAAATCCTTGATCACGAAGCCCGGCCGTTTGACTCAGGAAGAGCGGGCACTGATCGAAAGACATCCTGAGCTTGGCTATCAGGTGGTTGAGAAGTGCGGACCAGCGTATCACTGGTTGGGGCAATTGACGCGTCAGGCTCACGAACGCTTCAATGGGCAAGGGTACCCCAATCGACTGACAGGAAGAGAGATCAGTGAAATGGCCTTGATCGTCGGAGTGGTTGACATATTTGATGCATTAGTGAGCGAGCGCCCCTATCGCCGTCGTCTGCTCCCGCACGAAGCGGTCAAGGAGCTTCTCGTCGCTGAGCGAAGAGCTTTTCCTCGAGAAATTCTGAAGGCACTCGTCGAGCAATTTGCGGTGTACCCACTTGGAACGACCGTGCGATTGACGACCGGACAAATAGGAACCGTGGTCACAGTGAATAGCCGCTACCCTCTTCGCCCGGTTGTGCGGCTGGATGAGCAGCAGGAACATGGGGACAATAGCTCGTGTGAGATTGATTTGAGTCGTGCGCCATTAGTATCGATCGTGGAGATTCTCAATCCACCCGAAGTCGGGCGAATCACATTTTCAGGACCACCACCGAGACCGGCAATGTCTGCTGTGCCGATTGTTGCGTCTGATTCCTTCACATCGCTGCTCGAAGGTCTTGACGCGGTGGTCTTGACACTGCAAGGGGTGGTGAATTCCAAAAGAACCTCCTGA
- a CDS encoding response regulator — MPKILVADDSIAVRKVAERLLTEAGLSVTLAANGEEALAYLAKERPDVVVSDVIMPDKSGYEVCAFVRGHATLASTPVLLISGIVNHEVTKQAESCRADGVLKKPFQGTSLKDRVLELIAKQQNAAPAFVAGPASAPVAAVGEPTMQMVVQQPQGQHQEVQKSKEIEEQLRAERARSEELTKRLSESSEQLAKAKTSEVQLAAERTRLNELRETLAKVEHQVSRIPELEAALKTEQDAVGAFKEEAVHWQKSSARISELESTLHAERTAAEQLVQQLGELEQISTRTREAEAGLANAEQLTAELHQKLQNLEAELLTERRKGAEAVGHLQELEQVAMNVQEMEGLLTVERDRNGTLTRRVTEAEQAAESATKRLEEMARKLGEIASLASQLGSGRGQS, encoded by the coding sequence ATGCCGAAGATCTTAGTAGCTGATGACAGTATCGCAGTTCGTAAAGTGGCTGAACGACTGTTGACCGAGGCCGGACTCAGCGTCACGCTTGCGGCAAACGGAGAGGAAGCGCTGGCGTATTTAGCAAAGGAACGGCCGGACGTTGTCGTGTCCGACGTCATCATGCCGGATAAGAGTGGGTATGAAGTGTGTGCATTTGTCCGTGGACACGCAACCCTCGCCTCGACGCCCGTACTACTCATTTCAGGAATCGTGAACCACGAAGTGACCAAACAGGCCGAATCGTGCCGAGCGGATGGAGTATTGAAGAAGCCCTTTCAAGGTACTTCCCTCAAGGATCGAGTCCTCGAGCTAATAGCAAAACAACAGAACGCAGCACCAGCCTTCGTCGCTGGGCCAGCTTCTGCCCCTGTGGCGGCCGTTGGTGAACCGACGATGCAGATGGTAGTGCAACAGCCACAGGGACAGCACCAAGAGGTTCAGAAGTCTAAAGAGATTGAAGAACAGTTACGGGCAGAACGGGCTCGCTCCGAAGAGCTCACCAAACGGTTATCAGAGTCCTCGGAACAGCTCGCCAAGGCCAAGACAAGTGAAGTGCAGTTGGCAGCTGAGCGCACACGTCTCAACGAGCTTCGGGAGACACTCGCCAAGGTCGAGCATCAAGTATCAAGAATTCCCGAGCTGGAAGCAGCACTGAAAACGGAACAGGACGCAGTCGGTGCATTCAAAGAGGAAGCCGTGCACTGGCAGAAATCTTCTGCTCGAATTTCGGAACTGGAATCTACTCTGCATGCTGAACGGACTGCTGCAGAGCAACTCGTGCAACAACTGGGGGAATTAGAGCAGATATCGACCCGGACACGAGAGGCGGAAGCAGGACTCGCAAATGCAGAACAGCTGACAGCCGAACTTCATCAGAAACTTCAGAACCTCGAGGCTGAACTGCTGACCGAACGGCGAAAGGGGGCAGAGGCAGTGGGACACCTTCAAGAATTAGAGCAAGTTGCGATGAATGTTCAGGAAATGGAAGGGCTTCTAACCGTAGAACGAGATCGCAACGGAACCCTCACTCGACGAGTGACTGAAGCCGAACAAGCTGCCGAGAGTGCCACAAAACGGCTCGAGGAAATGGCACGCAAGTTAGGTGAGATTGCGAGCTTGGCCTCCCAACTTGGAAGCGGGAGGGGGCAATCCTGA